The window TCCCGCGATCCTGGCGCACGCAGGTCGGACGCTTTCCGCGCCGCCGCCCGGCTGGATCTCGGCGGAACCGGCAGCATTCAATATGTCTTCGACTGGAATCGGATAAAGGGCACGCCACTACCCTTCGTGCTTACCAATGTCGCTGACGGCACGCCTCGCCCGCCCATCATTGTCGATGGTCAGCCCGTGCAGGTGACGCAGCAGGCGCCGGTTGCCCAATATCTGGCCGGCGCGACCTTCGCCGATCCCGATTGCGCCGCGCTCGCCACGCCGGTCCGCACCTACCGGGACGAGGTATGCAACAACATCCTAAGCAGCGCCTTCGACAAGAGCTGGGGCCACAATCTGCAAGTTCAGAACGACTTCGGTGGTTTCAAGGTGAAGTCCACCACCGGCTACCGCTTCTGGAACAGCGATTATGTGACGGACCTGGACGGTATCGGCGCATTCAGCGGCCCTGCCTTTTCCAACGCGACATTGTTCAACGGCATGCCTGAAGCACTGTTGCAATTCATACCAACCATTCCACCGGCGGCCATCCCCTTCATCGCCGCGTCCCCGGTCCCGACAATCAGCCAGGACCTGTTCTCGGTCGATAATCAGCGCCGTCATAAACAGTTCAGCCAGGAGCTTGAAATCTCCGGCGATACGAACACGCTCGACTGGGTCGTGGGCGGCTTCTATTTCTGGGAGAAGGGATCGGAAGACGGTTACCAGAATAGCGGCTTCATCCTCGACACCAATGCGATCTTCCTTGCAAACTTTGGCCCGCTGGGTCCAGGCTTCGCCGCTGCAAATCCGGCCCGCTATCGACTGGTCCAGACCCGCGCCCGCCTTGCCTATACCACCTCAGCGGAAAGCACGGCGGTATATGGACAGGCGACCTTCTATCCCGGTGGCCGTGACAGCGGTTTCCGGCTGACTGCGGGCGGTCGCTACACCTGGGACGAAAAGAAGATGCTGCGTCTTCAGAATGGCGCCACCCTGCCTGCGGCGCCCGAAAGCGGCACGGCGAAGTTCAGCAAATTCACCTGGAACCTGATGGCCGGCTATGATGTCGCGGACGGCGTCAACCTCTATGCGCGAGCTGCAACGGGCTATCGTTCGGGCGGCTTCAACTCGCAGGATCCCGCAATCACCGGCACCAATCAACTGGGCAGCTTCAGACCCGAAAAGGTCACATCCTACGAAGTCGGCCTGAAAAGCGAGCTGTTCAACCGCCGCCTGCGCTTCAACGTCGCGGCCTACCACAACATCTACGACGATCTGGCCGTGCTCGGCCCGGTCACCGACGCACCCGTCGGCACCTTCGCCACCCGCATCATCAACGCGGGCAAGGTCGTCTACAATGGCGTCGAGGTCGAAACGCAAGCAGTGCTGAGCGACAATTTCTCGATAGACGGCAGCCTCGGCTACATTGATATCAACTATAAGGAGTTTCTGGCCGGCCAATCGCCAACTGCTGGAGCGCCGCCAGTCAACATCGCTTCAATCGTGACGCCGGGCTTCACGTCACCGCTGACGGCCAACGTCGCACTGAACGCACAATTTCCGCTCAACTGGGGCAATGCGGTACTGCGTGGCCGCGTGGGTTACACCCATGAGGACGGCAAGTATAATTTCAGCAGTTCTGTAGGCTCTCCGTTCAACGAACAGGTGAAAGGGGACAATGTCGATCTTGTCGACCTGCAGGTCGGTATTGATGGGATCCCACTAGGCACGGGTGAAGGCGAAGTCCGTTTTTGGGTAAAGAACCTCACCAATGCCAAGGATTTTGTGCGCAGTATCGATTACGGCCCGCTGGGGTTTGGCGGTGGCTATTATGCCGAACCCAGAACCTACGGCCTGACTGTCGGAGCGAAATTCTAACCGCGCAAATCTCCCTGCGCGAAACTGACGCCCCGCCTCCTTCGAAGAGGCGGGGCTTTTATGTTATCCCTTCATTGGGCGACTATTGCCGATTTCGGCGGGGGAGTTCAGACGGGAGAGGCGTGGCTGGTCTTTGCGCTTGAGGAAATCGAACTGGGCATGGCATGACCAGATAATGTGGAAAATAGCTTGTGATTGAGCCATCTTTATCATCGGACAGTGAAAACGGATCATCGGCGAAGCAGCCATCGACAATGAGCCGTCCGAATGAAAAGCTGCTCGCCACCGAGCATCGTTTCGTTGCGCGACTGCTCCGCCTGATCGAAAGCAGGGGCGGGGACGCGCAAGCAGTGCTGGCTGCGCGCAACGTCGATCAGCCTCTGGCCGAATTCCTGGATCCAGGCCTGATCGCCGTCGATGAGCAGAAGCTGCGGACGATAGCATCCTATGCAAGCGTTGTGGCCGCCGACATGCAATCTCGCAAAGCGGGGCGCGCACTCTTCCGCTCGGGTGACTGGCGATTGTTCTTTTACTGCCTCACCGGCAGCAGATCTCTGCGCGAAGCCATCCATCGGATGGAAGAATTGCTGGTCGCGATCGA of the Sphingobium herbicidovorans genome contains:
- a CDS encoding TonB-dependent receptor, whose translation is MTTLPRNRALFLIAGVSGLAFASQAWAQTDDAAPGSGLDEIVVTAQKRAQNLQDVPIAISAISSEKVEQLGIRDSRDLSGLAPNVVITQGTTSNSAAVFSMRGISNGGSESFGVDAANGLYVDGVYIARGGAMGLSVMDIERVEVLRGPQGTLFGRNTTGGAVHFISRSPSPTFRLKAEAGYGNFNAWNGRVTIDPGEIAGISTSFSYSHSERDGVIDNILQPRNSRDPGARRSDAFRAAARLDLGGTGSIQYVFDWNRIKGTPLPFVLTNVADGTPRPPIIVDGQPVQVTQQAPVAQYLAGATFADPDCAALATPVRTYRDEVCNNILSSAFDKSWGHNLQVQNDFGGFKVKSTTGYRFWNSDYVTDLDGIGAFSGPAFSNATLFNGMPEALLQFIPTIPPAAIPFIAASPVPTISQDLFSVDNQRRHKQFSQELEISGDTNTLDWVVGGFYFWEKGSEDGYQNSGFILDTNAIFLANFGPLGPGFAAANPARYRLVQTRARLAYTTSAESTAVYGQATFYPGGRDSGFRLTAGGRYTWDEKKMLRLQNGATLPAAPESGTAKFSKFTWNLMAGYDVADGVNLYARAATGYRSGGFNSQDPAITGTNQLGSFRPEKVTSYEVGLKSELFNRRLRFNVAAYHNIYDDLAVLGPVTDAPVGTFATRIINAGKVVYNGVEVETQAVLSDNFSIDGSLGYIDINYKEFLAGQSPTAGAPPVNIASIVTPGFTSPLTANVALNAQFPLNWGNAVLRGRVGYTHEDGKYNFSSSVGSPFNEQVKGDNVDLVDLQVGIDGIPLGTGEGEVRFWVKNLTNAKDFVRSIDYGPLGFGGGYYAEPRTYGLTVGAKF